In Lodderomyces elongisporus chromosome 1, complete sequence, a genomic segment contains:
- the RCF2_1 gene encoding Replication factor C, subunit RFC4 — MTIVSEEEMKEHGQYILVEGFKGCLVGAAIGVGILQYTKFKRPIRYARMGSSIRAAIFAIPTIGVGAFMADNGSVKFDENRYQSEYLQLKQKEEMENFNKLSTTDKILHQLNENKYKIVVSAWAASLYGSWRIVNRDQYMTRAQKLVQARVYAQAITVVLLLGTILLSMHEEDLKKKQPPPIPNWKRELQEQGKIE, encoded by the exons ATGACA atcGTCTCAGAAGAGGAAATGAAGGAGCACGGACAATACATCCTTGTCGAAGGATTCAAGGGATGTTTGGTTGGTGCTGcaattggtgttggtatCTTACAATATACAAAGTTCAAGCGTCCAATTCGTTATGCCAGAATGGGTTCTTCCATCAGAGCCGCAATATTTGCTATCCCAACCATTGGTGTTGGAGCATTCATGGCTGATAACGGGTCAGTGAAGTTTGACGAGAATAGATATCAACTGGAGTACTTGCAATTGAAGCAAAAGGAGGAGATGGAGAATTTCAACAAGTTATCAACAACAGATAAGATCTTGCATCAATTGAATGAGAACAAGTACAAAATCGTTGTCTCAGCTTGGGCTGCTTCGTTGTATGGCTCATGGAGAATTGTAAACAGAGATCAGTACATGACTAGAGCACAAAAGTTGGTGCAGGCCAGAGTTTATGCACAGGCCATCACTGTTGTCTTGTTACTTGGTACTATTTTGTTAAGTATGCATGAGGAAgacttgaaaaagaagcagcCTCCACCAATCCCCAACTGGAAAAGGGAATTACAAGAACAAGGcaaaattgaataa
- the PRP40 gene encoding U1 snRNP protein (BUSCO:EOG09261K9J), whose translation MWQEYQTDEGQTYYYNEDTGETTWDKPAELNGDHNDTSENEVSIAPIGTIPDKDSSAKEAGESGEVEEVGEAGTNSAIVTTALEGKEQIWHEYATDEGQKYYYNSITGETTWDKPDEFNSELENNTNESTGDAEENFLDLELKSKPIQLPSSMTIPNANDSEEKITFDKKNDKTDADKNEDNENETKNENEEAFLQLLKDNQVDSTWSFQKVMEKLIAKPQYWAVSNPMTRKRLYENHLVEKVQSEMNNNGINKKEILETFKKNFIVELQRLHNESKITSETRWTSLKRILAQEENPVYKHSMVEDKEMARIFFEFSDKIKRERETKIAANKEQALTELEKYLTSINTSLVTETANFEELLSRLLKDPRYLQNKHFESLSPLDILDLYETKIYPELLSNLKTKLSRQQGQNYRQDRKARSKFINLLKSLKLTANTKFCEIFDQIENEDAFFELCGRNGSTPLELFWDAVDQKRQLIKLKKDLIEGILFDLKKKKNEQHDQHQVSESKDRQDKQIEKNESNKKNDQKPNSSFESPSWPSKESFVEKLKSIQDDRLVKLDLDLDLDKLDDDDSEIVQIYQALKNEHEAREKRRRTSSSRKRGATEAAIANESRHHKKQRPHKEPVKPSLNY comes from the coding sequence ATGTGGCAAGAATACCAGACCGATGAAGGTCAAACGTACTATTACAACGAAGATACAGGCGAAACGACGTGGGATAAACCAGCAGAACTTAATGGAGATCACAATGACACTAGCGAAAATGAAGTGAGCATCGCACCAATTGGAACAATACCAGACAAAGATTCTAGTGCTAAAGAAGCTGGGGAATCTGGAGAAGTTGAGGAAGTTGGGGAAGCTGGAACCAATAGTGCTATAGTAACTACTGCATTggaaggaaaagaacaaatttGGCACGAATATGCAACTGATGAAGGACAAAAATATTACTATAATCTGATCACTGGTGAAACTACATGGGACAAACCAGATGAGTTCAATAGTGAATTGGAGAACAATACAAACGAGTCCACTGGTGATGCGgaagaaaattttttggATTTAGAACTTAAAAGCAAACCTATCCAATTACCTTCCTCTATGACCATTCCTAATGCAAACGATTCCGAGGAGAAAATTActtttgataaaaaaaatgacaaaaCAGATGCCgataaaaatgaagataATGAGAATGAAACTAAAAACGAGAATGAGGAAGCATTTTTGCAGTTATTAAAAGATAATCAAGTTGATTCTACTTggtcttttcaaaaagtaaTGGAAAAACTTATCGCAAAACCACAATATTGGGCAGTGTCCAACCCGATGACCAGAAAACGACTATACGAAAATCACTTGGTTGAAAAAGTACAGTCAGAAATGAATAATAACGgcataaataaaaaagagattcTTGAAACATTTaagaaaaattttattGTTGAATTGCAACGCTTGCACAATGAATCAAAAATAACTCTGGAAACCAGGTGGACGTCACTTAAAAGAATATTAGCCCAGGAGGAAAACCCCGTTTATAAACATTCAATGGTTGAGGATAAGGAGATGGCACGAATATTTTTCGAATTTCTGGACAAGATCAAACGTGAAAGGGAAACAAAGATTGCTGCAAACAAAGAGCAAGCTCTTACCGAGCTTGAGAAATATTTGACGCTGATTAATACTTCCTTGGTCACAGAAACTGCAAACTTTGAAGAATTATTGTCTCGACTATTAAAGGACCCTCGATATTTACAAAACAAGCACTTTGAGTCTTTACTGCCATTGGATATCCTTGACTTGTATGAAACAAAGATTTACCCTGAACTTTTAAGCAATTTGAAAACCAAACTTTCGAGACAACAAGGCCAAAATTATAGACAAGACCGTAAAGCAAGGTCCAAATTTATCAACTTGCTCAAGTCGCTCAAACTAACCGCAAACACAAAATTTTGTGAGatttttgatcaaatcGAGAATGAAGATGCCTTTTTTGAGTTATGTGGGCGAAACGGATCTACACCATTAGAGCTCTTTTGGGATGCTGTAGATCAAAAGAGGCAGCttataaaattgaaaaaggacTTGATCGAAGGcattttgtttgatttgaaaaagaagaaaaatgagCAGCATGATCAACACCAGGTACTGGAGTCAAAAGACAGACAagacaaacaaattgaaaagaatgagaGTAACAAGAAGAACGATCAGAAGCCAAATAGTCTGTTTGAATCACCAAGTTGGCCCTCAAAGGAATCATTTGTCGAGAAATTAAAGCTGATTCAAGATGATAGACTAGTAAAACttgatttggatttggatttggataAATTGGACGATGATGATAGTGAAATCGTCCAGATTTATCAAGCGTTAAAAAATGAACACGAAGccagagagaaaagaagaagaactaGCAGCAGTAGGAAAAGGGGAGCTACAGAAGCCGCCATTGCTAATGAATCAAGGCATCATAAGAAGCAGAGGCCACATAAAGAACCAGTTAAACCGCTGCTCAATTACTAA
- the ARC19 gene encoding Arp complex subunit (BUSCO:EOG09265CCT), which produces MSQSLKPYLTAVRSSLTAAICLQDFSSQLVERHNRPEIEVDNTHNPELILNPMHIARNENEQILIEPSINSVRVSIKIKQADEIEQILVHKFTRFLTSRAENFFILRRVPIKGYDISFLITNFHTESMLKDKLVDFIIEFMEDVDKEISEMKLFLNARARVIAESFLIPFD; this is translated from the exons ATG TCGCAATCATTGAAACCATACTTGACAGCAGTAAGGTCCTCCCTCACAGCAGCAATCTGTCTTCAGGATTTCCTGTCCCAACTTGTTGAACGTCACAACCGTCCTGAGATAGAAGTGGACAACACACATAATCCGGAATTGATTCTCAATCCAATGCATATAGCTCGTAATGAGAATGAGCAAATCTTAATTGAACCTAGTATTAACTCTGTAAGAGTGAGTATCAAAATTAAGCAAGCAGACGAAATAGAGCAGATATTGGTACATAAATTCACGCGATTCTTGACTTCAAGAGCCGAAAACTTTTTTATATTAAGAAGGGTGCCTATCAAGGGGTACGATATCAGTTTCTTGATTACAAACTTTCACACAGAACTGATGTTGAAGGATAAATTGGTAGACTTTATAATTGAGTTTATGGAGGATGTTGATAAGGAAATTAGTGAAATGAAATTATTTTTAAATGCCAGAGCCAGAGTTATTGCCGAAAGTTTCTTAATACCTTTTGACTAG
- the DAL81 gene encoding Fungal specific transcription factor, with product MSGRNTPTTVGSHDDVSPDYHSSINNDNIHPSSYKQDFNSTITSKGHPQVHHQQQEQQQQQQQRFHRHNESTHLGLNPYHQNMQQPIVALNFQPQDYEASEASVEELHRRSDQFQNPGPNVPSNHYQLQQQQQHQQQHQQHQQHEQPWVANVSMDSRQNDYMQNLEVNPQMYPPVHNELANGSGPTMLPENFSYSSLTNLLPGNQQVPHPDPNKAAVPSIASEQTLAGTNGHNQDHFQRAPQPFGQHHHQQQQQQQQQQQQYPSSSSQPLSQLYKESKLAKPRRPCDQCRRRKTKCVLVPNTNNCVQCEAKQLTCTYTTPALKRRGGNDLTGEAKKSKLEADPQLANASSMQIPNAPIREVAPVHEYSSINNSLLNKTLSLQFPRSSFYVGPTSYLYDIDLLNVIIDEHSQSSRMGINNSDGIGNSGSANGKGNSNGSNNCENGSKNKVVEQVSLSNAISLRKVSDKVHFVLKDDQSPQSYQAMSNDVDTIEKLVSPHGQTLIDLYFRIIHPSYPIVHKKVFLEKYSRTHREFSAPLLAAVYVLAIQWWDYDPSLNKFPKPNVELILKIGLKNYLQEILKRPKLSAVQAGLLLLQCKNIIGCKTTLHDVQNSGEADYSEWVLCSQVVSLAEELGLGLDCNSWKLPKWERGLRKRLAWAVYMEDKWLALKESRPSHINNNNWIVTKLQEEDFPEKHGDGDLKEGSSDIDNGKRIFMNFIELSMILSDIIDSLYTMKAMSEVTSVAEVLRIAKPLQLRLRNWFHSLPVELQMSSVQPRKLCSNGYLHLAYFATELTLHRKIATIMYQQSKMGNPSPPELVNVCRAAAKTRLLASVEFVRDMKPEHIHSFWHSSSSSNFTLIGTFAAILYMSAPSREEADFYRDQIFNYRWVLKISSKGFDQVGQALSQLDVVLSKIPGLLNENADMPLVISAPPNQQQQQKQQKQQQQQQQQQQQQQQQQQQQQQQQQQQQQTGSGVQVDTQFSFAGESPSSTGSGARSSRAPSQASAQGSSNSLYNQNNGGAVSLGGNSIASSMALGSQQQQQQQQQQQQQQQRGLRAVANSRGSPFNSPQNYTTLPTVRSPLSRTIPSPQSSVAVSPKGNTRNTSSGTPQQEETNDSSADQSR from the coding sequence ATGTCAGGGAGAAACACGCCGACGACGGTAGGGCTGCATGATGATGTGAGTCCCGACTATCATTCCTCCATAAACAACGACAATATACATCCTTCATCATATAAGCAAGACTTTAATTCTACCATCACGAGTAAAGGTCATCCACAAgtacaccatcagcaacaagagcagcagcagcagcaacagcagcgcTTTCATCGTCATAATGAAAGTACACATCTAGGTTTAAATCCGTATCATCAAAACATGCAACAACCAATTGTGGCACTAAATTTTCAACCTCAAGATTACGAAGCATCTGAAGCTCTGGTTGAAGAATTACATCGTCGTTCTGATCAGTTCCAAAATCCCGGACCTAACGTACCCTCTAATCATTATcaattgcaacaacaacaacaacaccaacaacaacaccaacaacaccaacaacatgAACAGCCTTGGGTTGCCAATGTTAGTATGGACTCAAGACAAAATGATTACATGCAAAATTTGGAAGTTAATCCTCAAATGTATCCTCCTGTACACAATGAACTTGCAAATGGCTCAGGACCTACAATGCTCCCCGAAAATTTCAGTTACTCGAGCTTAACAAATCTTCTACCAGGAAACCAGCAAGTCCCTCACCCAGACCCAAACAAAGCTGCTGTTCCTTCTATTGCCTCCGAACAAACCCTTGCTGGCACTAATGGACACAATCAAGACCACTTTCAGCGTGCTCCACAACCCTTTGgacaacatcatcatcagcaacaacaacaacaacaacaacaacaacaacaatacccgctgctgctgctgcaacCTTTACTGCAATTGTacaaagaatcaaaattaGCAAAACCAAGACGACCATGTGATCAATGTAGAAGgcgcaaaacaaaatgtgTGCTTGTACCAAATACAAACAATTGTGTTCAATGTGAAGCCAAACAACTCACATGTACCTATACGACGCCAGCCTTGAAGAGACGAGGAGGAAATGACTTAACCGGAGAAGCTAAAAAGAGCAAGCTAGAAGCGGATCCACAGTTGGCAAATGCCAGTTCGATGCAAATTCCAAACGCCCCCATAAGAGAAGTTGCCCCTGTGCATGAATATTCATCAATAAACAACTCGTTGTTGAATAAGACGTTGTCCTTACAGTTTCCGCGCTCAAGTTTTTATGTGGGGCCAACTTCATATTTGTATGACATTGATTTGTTAAATGTCATTATTGATGAACACAGCCAAAGTAGTCGCATGGGTATTAACAATAGTGATGGTATCGGGAATAGCGGGAGCGCCAATGGTAAAGGTAATAGCAATGGCAGCAACAATTGCGAGAATGGGTCAAAGAATAAAGTTGTCGAACAAGTAAGTTTAAGTAATGCAATTTCGCTCCGAAAAGTTAGCGATAAGGTGCATTTTGTATTGAAAGACGACCAATCCCCACAATCATACCAAGCCATGTCGAATGATGTTGATACCATTGAAAAACTCGTTTCGCCACATGGACAAACGCTAATTGATCTTTATTTTCGAATTATACATCCCTCCTATCCTATAGTGCACAAAAAGgtgtttttggaaaaatacTCAAGAACACATAGAGAATTTAGTGCACCTTTACTTGCCGCAGTTTATGTCTTGGCCATACAGTGGTGGGACTACGATCCGCTGTTGAACAAGTTTCCTAAACCAAATGTAGAGCTCATTTTAAAAATTGGACTCAAAAATTACTTGCAAGAGATTTTAAAGCGGCCCAAATTGAGTGCAGTACAAGCAGGTTTACTACTTTTGCAATGTAAGAATATcattggttgcaaaacaacaCTACACGACGTTCAAAATAGTGGCGAGGCAGACTATTCCGAGTGGGTATTATGTTCACAGGTAGTCTCTTTAGCAGAAGAACTTGGCCTTGGACTTGACTGCAATAGCTGGAAATTGCCCAAATGGGAGCGTGGTTTAAGGAAAAGGCTCGCTTGGGCAGTTTATATGGAGGATAAGTGGCTTGCTCTTAAAGAATCAAGGCCCTCGCATataaataacaacaattggaTTGTTACCAAattacaagaagaagacttTCCTGAAAAACACGGTGACGGAGATCTCAAGGAAGGTTCTTCCGATATAGACAACGGGAAGCGCATATTTATGAACTTTATTGAGCTATCAATGATATTATCTGATATTATTGATCTGTTGTACACTATGAAAGCGATGTCTGAAGTAACCAGTGTTGCCGAAGTATTAAGGATTGCCAAGCCTTTACAATTGAGGTTGAGAAATTGGTTCCACTCGTTACCAGTTGAGCTTCAAATGAGTTCAGTACAACCACGAAAATTGTGCTCCAATGGGTATCTACATCTTGCATATTTTGCAACAGAGTTGACGTTGCACCgaaaaattgcaacaatAATGTACcaacaaagcaaaatggGCAATCCTTCTCCGCCAGAACTAGTCAATGTATGTCGAGCAGCCGCCAAGACAAGATTACTAGCCTCTGTGGAGTTTGTGCGAGATATGAAACCTGAACATATTCATTCCTTTTGGCATTCCAGttcatcttcaaatttCACACTTATTGGAACTTTTGCCGCCATCTTGTATATGTCTGCGCCCAGTCGAGAAGAAGCAGATTTTTACCGCGATCAGATATTCAATTATAGATGGGTGCTTAAAATTTCTTCAAAGGGATTTGACCAAGTGGGCCAAGCATTATCACAGCTCGATGTAGTTTTATCAAAAATTCCAGGCTTGCTTAATGAAAATGCTGATATGCCACTAGTTATTTCTGCACCTCCaaaccagcaacaacaacaaaagcagcaaaagcaacaacaacaacaacaacaacaacaacaacaacaacaacaacaacaacaacaacaacaacaacaacaacaacaacaacaacaaacaggCTCAGGTGTACAGGTAGATAcacaattttcttttgctggggaatcaccatcatcaactGGAAGTGGCGCTCGACTGTCTCGCGCACCTTCGCAAGCGCTGGCTCAAGGTAGCTCGAATAGTCTATACAATCAAAACAACGGTGGTGCTGTTAGTCTTGGTGGCAATAGCATCGCATCATCGATGGCGTTAGGAtcgcagcagcaacagcagcagcagcaacaacaacaacaacaacaacaacgcgGACTACGCGCTGTAGCAAACTCACGTGGTTCTCCATTCAATTCGCCTCAAAATTACACCACCTTACCTACGGTTCGGTCTCCCCTCTCTAGAACGATCCCCTCACCTCAATCCTCCGTTGCCGTTTCACCAAAAGGGAATACGAGAAACACTAGCTCAGGGACACCGCAACAAGAAGAGACAAATGATCTGCTGGCAGATCAATCGAGATGA
- the SWF1 gene encoding palmitoyltransferase swf1 yields MIFKVIIGSIAISFALTILLVFGDSPSFRNTPVQKARIQLLKATSKISQLYEVIDSKSNGRLLNYLAWVVPVGYLIVVSVCFQQFLQKTLPMLLTNLFQLGYILISMMAVFASTIACIFSDPGQITQENLKGYPYHPNQLIFFKNKFCHTCQAVKPARSKHCSTCGHCYLLYDHHCVWVNNCIGLRNYKWFMLFLFANINMLAYGDVLCYAALSPQIKSLKGMWQVITKTTDANKVTGIFVILCSIFVVIAIMFTALQFRYIYLGVTTNELDKWSEIEHLISYGILFKVDPPINDEPYVEKASYNGRVVYISLKDEKVLIDANNESQFTLTPVESVQEDIDNIYDRGFWQNLKERF; encoded by the coding sequence ATGATCTTCAAAGTAATCATTGGCTCAATAGCTATATCATTTGCACTTACTATACTACTTGTGTTTGGAGACTCCCCGAGTTTTAGAAACACGCCTGTTCAAAAAGCAAGGATACAGTTACTTAAAGCTACATCCAAGATCAGCCAATTATATGAAGTAATAGATTCCAAGAGCAATGGTCGATTATTGAACTACCTTGCGTGGGTGGTACCCGTGGGCTATCTTATAGTAGTTAGCGTTTGCTTCCAAcagtttttgcaaaaaactttacccATGCTCTTAACAAATCTTTTCCAACTCGGTTACATTTTGATTAGCATGATGGCTGTTTTCGCATCAACAATTGCTTGCATCTTTTCTGATCCGGGCCAAATCACTCAAGAAAACCTTAAAGGTTACCCTTACCATCCAAACCAgcttattttcttcaaaaacaaGTTCTGCCATACATGTCAGGCTGTGAAACCTGCAAGATCGAAACATTGTTCTACATGTGGTCATTGCTACCTATTGTACGATCATCATTGCGTTTGGGTGAATAATTGCATTGGTCTTCGAAACTACAAATGGTTCATGTTGTTCCTCTTTGCCAACATCAATATGCTTGCTTATGGAGATGTGCTTTGCTATGCAGCATTATCCCCACAGATAAAGAGCTTAAAGGGTATGTGGCAAGTTATTACAAAGACTACCGATGCTAACAAAGTCACCGGcatatttgtaattttatGCTCCATCTTTGTTGTCATAGCAATTATGTTTACTGCATTGCAGtttagatatatatatctcgGCGTAACAACTAATGAACTTGACAAATGGTCAGAGATTGAGCATTTGATTAGTTATGGAATTCTATTTAAAGTTGACCCTCCCATTAATGATGAGCCTTACGTTGAAAAGGCATCGTACAATGGTAGAGTTGTTTATATAAGCCTCAAAGATGAAAAGGTACTAATTGATGCTAACAATGAGTCACAATTCACCTTGACACCGGTCGAGTCCGTGCAAGAAGATATCGATAATATATATGATCGAGGTTTCTGGCAAAATCTAAAGGAAAGATTTTAG